In Panulirus ornatus isolate Po-2019 chromosome 2, ASM3632096v1, whole genome shotgun sequence, the DNA window GTTTTAACATCTTATTACTGCTCCCTCATCATTAGATAACTTACAATTTATTACTGTTTCCAAGAttattggttaactttattgATTTAGctacacctaaaaaaaaaagtttggttcgAGCCTAACTTAGTTTTGAGTTTAGAAGCCAAGCTGAAGCTATGTAAGTCTGAAAGCCAAGCCAACACATCTTAAATCTAGAAGCCTTAATTTTTCAACTCTGCTGTTGTTTGAAGACCGTTGCTATTGTTTGAAGACCATTGGTTCAAGCTTGTTACTGTTCAACGATAATTTGTTAGAttatgttcatgggttgaggtttAAGGTTATTTGTTAGTGTGTTATGTTCAAAAACTGTTTGTTAGTTTATGCTCAAGCTTGTATTTTTATATTGCAAGCCAGTAACTTCTATTAACATTTCTTTAACTTGTTAGATGCAAGTTTATTATTTTTTCAAGACCATTGAGTAACATATGGTTTACGTATGCCAAAAATATTCTCCCGGTAGCGTTTGGTTTACGTATGTCACaatttttctctcttatcttgcGAACACTGATCTTAGTCACAATTTTGTCCCCCCAAAAAAGttatagtttgtgtgtgtatcatttgtCACTGGCTTAATTTGAATTCATATTAGTCCCTTTTTAGATGACCCATTATACATCCATACAGCCTTCAGTGGAACACTGTAACACATCACAAGCAGTAGTTGTATTCCTTCAAGGAAAATTTAGAATTTTGACCCATTGTTCATTGTTTATTTGATAATTTCTTTAAGTAAATATTTTTCATAGTCTTGATATCAGTAGGTTTTAGAATGCTGAGAATATAAAAAGATCGTTGAATAACTTTGCTTCATTACTATAAACTTACAAATATGTAGACATCTATAGACTACTTGAAACATAAACATCATGGCCAATTTTTATGATTCTAATTACAAAATAATAGCTGAAACATATCAAAGTAGCTCaaagaaaccatatatatatatatatatatatatatatatatatatatatatatatatatatatatatatatatgtgtgtgtgttttgatagtATATTCTTAACACTGAATAGCAATATGACTTTCTGACTTTTGTCTTTGTTCTCAAACATAAGATAAAagagcactatcaccatcatcagcatcatgtCCGCTGTAACGCAGATGAACGAAGTGATGGAAAAGtagtttgagaaaaaaagaaacgaattTCATAcgcgtgtgaaagaaaaagtttcataTGATTAAACGAACTGGAGTGAATCGTACACTGATGCTATGAATACGAACACCTGAGGAGTGTAAAGTGTAAAGTGATTGTTTGCACGTATTGGGCTCACAGCAGTAGGTGGTAGTGGTTATATGCAGGTGTTGTGGCCATAACAGTGGGTGGAAGCAGTTATGTGCAGGTGTTGCGACCATAATAATAGGCGGAAGTGGTTTTGCACAGGCGTTCCGGCCACCACTAAATGcaaagggttgtgtgtgggtattACGGCCATAACAGTAGGTGCAAGTGGCTGTCTGCAGGCGTTGGCTCATAACAAGCAGTTGTGATAGGGTTTACGGCCACAGCAGTAGATGTAAGTGTTGGGTGCAGGTGTTGCGACCACAGCGTAAGGTGACCGCTGGATGGCTACTACAGCAGATGGAAgttaggtgactgtattgtatgtGTGAAGGTCGAGTAGGTGAGTTTGGTGTGGCTCTTAAACTGATTGTATTAGAGATGGATGAGTTCACTTTGAACACTTCATTTGATGGAGGTAGATGGTACAGCAGTTGAAGGCGTTGGGGGACTTTGGTGGTGAAAATGATGTAGGCAGGTTAGTGGATAAAGGTGGGTACTTTACGTAAAGTGCTTATGTGGGCCTATGATAATGTTAGGCAAGGCTAGAATGTATCGTGCAGCACAGATGGTATCAGcacctggtgttcccaggcggtctcacatccaagtactaaccaaaGACTAGGCTGCTCTGTGTGTTAACCGATGTTTACGACATGGTAAGGATGTGAACTTTACGGTAGGTGTTGTGGCCATGgaagatggtgaggatggttggatTAGCCTGGCTGCCGTAGATGAAGGTGCCGTAGTTGCTACGTTGGGTGATGTTCCTGATGGCGACACTACACCGCTTGGGACTGGTCGGGAAGACGTACCACGACCGCTAcaggggagaggtgtgtgagcCCTTATTGTGGGTGCAACAGGTATCCACCACAGGGAAACGTGCTCTGGTTCAGGGCTATTCGTGGGCGGGTAAGGAATGCTGTGTCCACTTCAGTGAATGGAGTCGGGTTTAGCGCGCTGTAGCCACCACAACACGTGGAAATGGACGAATAGATGCATTGTCTGTCCGAATGTAGGTGGCAGTTGGGGGTTTGGGTACTTTAGTCATAGTAGCTGTAAGTAAGTGAGCATGTGGCCACtgaagtgtatgggggggggggggcggataaGCAGGTTAGCGTGATGTAACCACAGCAGTGGGGTGGTTAGGATGGTTAAGTTTGCTGTTACGTAGCAGTAGGTGGAAGTTCTTGGTTAGGTATTAGTTTCCAGCTGCAGTGGGTGGAAGTTCTTGCCTGGTGTGTTGTTGCCAGTTACATTGGGTAAAGTCCTTGTTTCGTAGGTGTTTTGTTGACAGTTACAGTCGTTGGAAGTTGCTGTTTAGATGTGTTGTGTCCGGCTACAGTAAATGGAAGTCCTCGTTTGTGTTTTGTGGACAGTCACTACTGGGAGGTAGTTTATGATTAGGTGTATTGTGGCCTGTGTCACAGTGGTTGGAAGTTCTTGGGTAGGTGTAGTGTGGCAAATTTCAGTAGGCGAGGGTGAGTAGACGAGCATGTTGTCAAAACtgcagtgtggtgaggtggtacgGGAGTCAGTAGTGTTGTGGCTGGCTCGGGGACTATCAGCCACAGTGAAGTTTCTCGTTCATGTGACGCTAGATGAGACCACCTCTTGTGTTACGACCTGTCTTTCCTTTCATTAACTGAAGTACTTGTTGTACGTGACATTATGTTAAATGATGTAGGTGTTATATATGAACTATTCATTATAATGTAGCAGGTGTTAAATGTTAATTATTCTATTTTTATTGGTTGTACCCGAATTATTATATCGGCTTTTAGTAGGTGCTATGCATGAATTATTTATAAACTGTGATAGATGTTTTCTTTGTGCTTAAAAGTGGGATTGTAAGACTTCGTGGAAGTTCaattacagtgatggtgatgttgattaCCTTGGATTGGGGAGAGCAGCAGTtgccacacacacagtctagcTTCTTACCACAGGCCCAGCCGCCATCCCTTATGACCCGCGCCATGTTGATCCGGTACATGTACCTGTAAAACATAAGATaagatgactttattgtcaagttGTGTACATGATACAGAATGAAATTCCTCAGACACTCGTCTTACAGTCAAGTGCCTAATACAGCAATACAGTTTACTCTGATGTTTGGTCCTTAGTGGCTGAATACTAATTTTTGTTAGAAAACAAAAGAATTACAGTGGAGCCCTTACGATGGACAGCGTGTGACAGCTTAAGGCGTGGAGGATTTTTTTTATAAGTATCATAAATGTTTCTTTTAAGTTTCATCGTTAGTGCAGATGCGTAAAAGAAGTACCTCACGTATGTCTTTCAAAGGAAATTCATTCGCCTTACCTTTGCAGGAAATTCATTCGCCTTACCTTTGACAGAAAGGATTCATGTTGTTAGTGTCGGGCAGTTTGTCAGATCGACTCTGTGGCTGGGACCTCCCGTTCCAGTTTACGGTTGGGGCGTGGAAGGTGCTCTTGTTGCAGTAGTCACTAAGAGACCCCAGACTGCACTCCATGCCCTTACAGAAGAAACTGTCCGAGCCTTGATCTGCAGTGCGGGGGATGCTCACGTTATACTTATGTTGCGTCAACCTAGTGGCATATCATCCTGTACCTGCGTTGTTCAccttgcaacccccccccccccaaccccgcacCACATGACACTGGTCATCCCTTTGCGTCATTCGTCGTCAGCAGCTGTCGTCTGTGCTATGTACCTGCCACTAGCCGTCATCCGTGACACTAGATATCTCTTCCCAGTCACACAGAGTGCGAGTCGTCTCTGACCACACCCTTCACGACTCGTCACCAACGACAGTGGTCGTCTGAGGCGCCACTCCCCTTCATTCGTTCGTTACCTCTGTCACTCACCTGTCACTGGTAAGTCATGTGTGACGCGCGCAGCAGTGGTTGTCTCTTGCGTAACTGTCGTATGTGACACTCTCTGTCGCTAGAAGTCGATTCTGACGCACCCTAGACACATCCAGACACCACAGAATCGTTCTTTCATTTTATAAAAGATTCTAGAACAAGAGAAGGCAACTGAAAATTAGGCGGCTAGAGAAGTTTTGAatagtgagaggtaaggagaaaaAGCTTTTCTCATGCAGCAGAATTGTGGATTCGTGGAACGAACTTAGGGCAAAACAAGTGAATGCGACCTCAGTTGGGAAGTTGAGTAAATATAACAAGAGTACGTAAGAGGCTTACGGGGCCTCAAAGGGTTGAAGTTCCCTCCGTAAGAGAAATTAGTGTAAAGATAGATATAATACTTGCCGTAGTTTGAAGAAGTCGTGTGGTAATATAATCCTTCGCACAGCCCTCTCAGGATGGTGGCGAGGCAGGTTCCGTAGATGGTAAAGTTATCCGGGAGTCTGAAACTGTCGAGTTTGTTTGTGGGGTTGCTTCTCCTGGAGCGGGGGAAGAAGTGTGAAGTGCCTGACGTGGGCGCGGCCCTGCTCCCggtcagcagcaacaacatgagCACCACCACATGCATGGTTGACACGCGCCACCtgcggcacacacacatacacgccttCGTCAACACCTGTGTGACACTGTCACTACCACAGCTCCTATCTGGCAGCACATAGCCTTCCTTGTATGACACTACACCCTCATACTGCTCCCTCATACTGAGTCACACTGTATATCTTCATCTGTGTGGTATGCAGCGATTGTCAACATACGTAGCTTTACATTATGTACTCACAGAGGAACACAGGAACTTCACACAAGATTGTACTGTGTGTAGTTAAACTTGCACACAATCTCTTACACCCGCTCCCACTGTGTGGCCTTGTGTCCTCTCTTGATTGTAGTGAAGCATCACGCTACCCATAACTCTGTACAGTGTGTCCTAAAGATTCGgccatacgagtgtaaaactccctccccatagagtacaaataggtaattactactACCCCAGACTCTGTAGtagaatttcacacacacacacacacacacacacacacacgctgccacAGAGGTCCACACAGTTTAACAATACTTACACAGCTTATCTCTTACCTCCACCTCCATTGTAGCATTGTACAGCTGACCACACTGTAACACTACCCTCACACGTCATGCAACACCACACTGTCGTTCTCCCACACTTAACGTGACACtcagaaatgacacacacacacacacacacacacacacacacacacacacactgggtttgCCATCATGCATATCCAAGTGGTAAAGGGCTACACCACACAATAACGTTACACCCTCTCAGATGGAACGCCATTATATTATGCACCATAGCTGTGACAGTGATATTATTGATAAATATGGTCATAGTCATTGCGACGAAATAGTTATCAATGTGTGTTGACCAGACATTGACAGGCATTCACATAAGTGAATTACATAAGTTTAGAATTGAAGAAGAGTAAAGTTTTGTGACATCATAAGGAATAACCCTTGAACTTAAAAAGTAGAACGGAAATGATGTGGAAATGTAGGTTCGAAGGAATTGAGCTTTTTGGTGCACGATGCGTTAGCTGCAGTTGTGGGTATTACTAGATATAGAACAAATGTTAGAGAAATAGTGATCAGAGGGGAAAAAAcgtaaaaagtaaaaaagaattataaacaaaTACAATTGTGAATGATATTCTTAAGATATTTCAGTTAACGCTGCTATCTAGTTAGGCTCTGAGCGTCAGGCAGGAAGAGGTAACGTAGCTTGTGTGGTGGCTAGGCTTTTCACGGTGACCACAACAGCCTGACGTCGACTGTTTGATGTTTGTAGGCGACAGAgcctgggtgtgtatatttggCTTGTTAGTGACACAGATTCCTAGAATGATTCTCGGCTTATCTTTTCACTGGTATCTGTCGACCTCTTGTGGCAAAGTTTGGTTGAAAACAGGTAACTTATATTTTAAGATAGAACGAGCGAAAGTTTTGTAAAGAACTTCCAGCCATTAGCAGGCTGTGTAAAAGTTTTCTTttaccgtttatatatatatatatatatatatatatatatatatatatatatatatatatatatatatatatatatatatatacatatatatatatatatatatatatatatatatatatatatatatacatatatatatatatatatatatatatatatatatatatatatatatatatacacacacacattgagtgTATATTTGAGGCGTGCAGACGACCGAACATCGCTGTCTGTCCACTCCACTGGAGTGTACTACATGAACTCCTGCCACCGTAACCACAGCATCATGCCTTCATGAAGTAGACAACACTCTCGTGGAGCACATCCACGCAAGGCCATCAATTGCCGGACTATAAACGCCATGACCCTGACCTTGAACCTCAAAAACAA includes these proteins:
- the LOC139755613 gene encoding uncharacterized protein encodes the protein MHVVVLMLLLLTGSRAAPTSGTSHFFPRSRRSNPTNKLDSFRLPDNFTIYGTCLATILRGLCEGLYYHTTSSNYDQGSDSFFCKGMECSLGSLSDYCNKSTFHAPTVNWNGRSQPQSRSDKLPDTNNMNPFCQRYMYRINMARVIRDGGWACGKKLDCVCGNCCSPQSKKEVLKMMMEEKYTNLVRRLPKMAQKGRIFQDRQAIHPRQSPVNVPLTTTNAPCLHQPC